A window of Misgurnus anguillicaudatus chromosome 3, ASM2758022v2, whole genome shotgun sequence genomic DNA:
cccccccccctaaaGTGTATGGACTCcatgttttgctttaaaggaacacgcccacattttgggaatttagcttattcaccgtatcccccagagttagataagtccatacatacctctctcatctccgtgcgtgctgtaactctgtctgacgcagcccccgctagcttagcttagcacaaagactggaaatgcatggctccagctagtatactgctcccaataagtgacaaaataacgcgatcattttcctatttatgtgttgtgatttgtatagtcaaaccgtgtacaaataacaaggtgatatgagacacagcgatcttttaacagtatacatactgagaactatattctctgaagacgaagcactgccgcatgggcggagtgatctgctcgcagcacacgagaagcccctggtgaggagcagagagttcggtcagagttgtgcaagtcactccgcccatgcggcggTGCTTCGTCTTCGGGGAGtgtagttctcagtatgtatactgttgggagatcgctgtgtctcatatcaccttgttatttgtacacggtttgactatacaaatcacaacacataaataggaaaatgattgcgttattttgtcacttattgggagcagtatactagctggagccatgcatttccagtctttgtgctaagctaagctagcgggggctgcgtcagacagagttacagcacgcacggagatgagagaggtatgtatggacttatctaactctgggggatacggtgaataagctaaattcccaaaatgtgggcgtgttcctttaaccatttacatttatgcatttggaagaTGCTTTATCCAAACTGACTCATGGTGCATTCAAGTAGAGCATTTCTCCCTATGAATCTAATCCAcaacacaatgctttaccaaatGACTTAAAATTCATATCGAACAAATCTAACTTCAGGGTTGGATTAAAACTAgcactttttaacatttttataccATTCTGCTCAAAATCTTTGGTTTTTCCAGTATCGGAAAAGTTGGCAAGATCCCATTGTGATCGGCATAACAGAAGTACACGAATTAGTTAACCACTCCTCCTTCACAAAACATTGCAGGcagatgtttatattttaacccAGATTCCCACATCCATTTTTTTCCTATCTTAAGCAGCGCTCAGGCCTTCCCTACGGCTCACTCATGAGATTGTGGGAAGCCCTCCCAGAACGGCAGCCCACCTCTATCCTCGGCCAGCAGCTGAAAACCCTTATCTGGGTCAGCGGAGTGGGTGGTGAGGGTTTGTGTCTCCACCGGATCTACAGTACTCTCCGCTTCAGACCGTGACAACCAGACCTCCTGCTCTCTGCATCTTCATTATTAACAGAGCAGGAAATCAGCTCTGGatataaataagcacaacaactGAATTAGAAAATGACATCACTGGAAAACAATATATTGTAGAAGAtgaagacagtttttataaacagTTTATTGTGGGAAATGGGTAAATAATCAGAAGACTGCactaaagggatacttcacccaaaaataaatttttttatttttaaataaaaataaaaaacgtgTATACATTTCCTTTTTCTAAATGGAGATATTCTGAGCAATGGTTTCGAAGCACCATTTGCTTCCaaagtattttttcctactgtggTGCTCCTgcttcctgcttgattacaaatatatttgtgttacaaaaataaatttatataaggtatgtacattttcattttttgtctGAACTACAAAATAGCACCAATAAAATGACTATGATCCTACAATTTCTTGTTTTTACTAGTTTTGGTCTCGAGGCCGCTTTCAAGACCAACTTTTGatagtcttggtcttgtctcggacTCGTCTTGGTCTCAGACTCAGTGGTCTCtggattttatttcaagaccatAAAAACTTCTTGCTTTAAAAGCAATTATTGACTTATTTCTTATTTGATTTCTTTTGTTACTCTTGTGCCATGTGCCGGTAAGAGATGAATGGGGGATTGtccaaaaaaaatctgtcaacaaaattaataaaaaggcCAACATTATCCAAGATGTAATACCATCTATTTGTTGGTGGTCTTGGCCTTGTCTCGGCCTTGACTGTGTTTGATCTCGGCCCctcaaagtcttggtcttgtcttggggcctcatttttaaaatgttgcgTAGGAACCAtgctacatttgatcttacgatcatttatcaaaaaatgcGTAACTGTaattcataaaccgaacgtacgcGTAGAAAACGCACGTacccctttctttcagatgtgaaatctataaatcactAATGATCTTGAACTTGTTTGCAGcggagcagtttcagatctctgcctttaaacgatgcataattaatgtcattgacaCATAAAATAGCgcatgtcaatgtttaaacccttttcgagcagcaagaatACTTATATTTctaaaaacctgcagcaattagacaagcaaaagtgcgtacgtctgctcagaccctgacgtggcgctaagcacttttccacgttaAAGACAGACTTtctaaatatggactttgccgtggatttttgcgtatacgcacactttacgatccaatttgtgcgtacgcacgctttataaatgaggtcATATAAACAGCtctggtcttgacttggtctcaaCATCGTCTgatcttggtcttgtctcggtctcgacTACCACACTGGTACTTACACTACATCTAGTGCACTATAGTATGCTATAGTGTCCTTGTATGGCTCAGGGTAGCGCACTGTGTTATCAGTGTAAAAGGTCAGGGGTTCGAACCAAGGCAACACATGCTGATAAAGAAATGTGTAACTGCAAGTCGATTTGAGTAAAAGACAAATGCATAAGttgaaatgtaaatgtaatactTACTTTTACATCTGTCTACCTGTtttgtgtctttgtgttttatGATGACTTCGCCAAATGCTCAGCACAGACACTTTAAATGAAATGGACATTCGTTTGTGCAGTGATTTCCTTTAAGTGAAAATCATGTTGCTAAGCATTACAATGTTGATTTGCCATGACAGTCTGGTTTGAATTAAGCAATGCTCTGTAGGCTAAAACAACTAATGTGAAAGAAGAATATAGTGTTTATGTGTCATGCGAGTGTTACCGCTTGAATTATGTGTGCACTGAACTGAATCAGACCCAAGACACTAAAGAGACCTGAGAGTTCATGAAAGTTTATGATTAAACTTTTACTGACAGATTAATCTCACTACCATACAAACTCTTGGCCCGGTGTCATGTTTTTCTGCATTCTCTTCAAAAGTAAAagttaaaagtgattttccttAAAAATTACCACTGCTAAAGAAAATTACTTTAACACAATCTGATGTGTAAAAACATGCAGATGTTGCCTGTTACCCTGATTTGGCTCCGTTATGTTTAACATGCACAACGTGTTAAGATCAATAAAAATTAACAACATCTCACTTCTGATCTCACTCCAGATTCAGAGTAACAATCCAAGACGGTCATAATGAGCGCAAAACCAAGAAAAGTTTTAAATCAGACTCAACAATGAgtaaaacaacacagcattttgggttgaaacaaccaagcTTAGGTTAAATAGCATTTAATCCTTACCAAAATTCAAGAGGTTAGTACAACAGTATTTACACAACACTTCAACAACTTTTTATAATACATGAAAACATTATGGCAGAATTATTTGGTCTTTATTATGAGAAAtcacaaaacacaacacattttaTTCAATAGAAAGGTAATAGAAAAAATATAGCAAATTTTACTAtttctggtaacactttacagtacagtacagtacacaaaatacagtttttgttaacaattagtaaATGGATTAGCTAACATGacctaacaataaacaatacttttacagcatttattacaGTACAGTAGTTCATGTTCATTTCGGCCTTactaacactgcaaaaaattactttcttacttattttggtcttgttttcagtagaaataccTAAAAAATCCtaaatcaagatgctttttcttgatgagcaaaatgacctaagaaggTGAGTTTAGTTTATGGAccaaaaatctaaagtttgggtgattttgtgcatagaaCAGGCAGGgggatctgccaatggggtaagcaaaaaaatcttgaaaatttttcttaaaacactaaattcaagaaaaattcaagaaaacagtgcttaccccattggcagattttttttgcttgttttatgcacaaaatcacttaaatttgatatttttggtctaaaaactagacttattttcttgggtcattttgctcactaagaaaaagcatcttaatttaagaatttttagatatttttactgaaaaaaagacaaaaatacaaaaaattaaatcaagtttagtaaacttaaaaacaaattttgcacatgaaggttttgcgtgagcacatgaaagtttcacgtgagcacatgaaactaaactttagatttttttactacaatgtcaccttaggggctcggtaatacggtgcttaaaacaagcaaaattatctgccaatggggtgaaaaAATTctgcttaaattaagtgtttaagtacttatttttagattttttttctcaccccactGGCTGATAttattgcttgttttaagcttaaatttacttaaattgtatattttttgtctagaaaactagacttattttctaaggtcattttgctcatcaagaaaaagcatcttaatttaaaaatttgtagatatttttactgaaaacaagacaaaaatactaagaaagtcatttattGCAgtgaatacatttataaaaccaATCAtcgtaactgttaacattaatgaatgcaccatgaactaacataagCAGCCTAACTATATtcacattaactaacattaacaagaattaatacatgttgaaaaactatattgtttatTGGTTGTTTCATGTTAGTTACTAATGTTTCCTTACTGTGAACTTTTACCCTATTtctataattaaaaaaaaaactgacatGCATAGTACAGGTACTGTAACAAGGTCCTGTTTGTGAAGCCAGCGAAGCTGTGTTTATGGAAATCTGTCATAGTGTGGACTGAATAAAAATGCAGGTAGTAAACACAGCAGGCACTGTAGATATTGAAGTATGGAGAGATGAAAATCTCCAGATAAGCTTAGAAAGATTTAAACTTCCGAGTCTGTAGTCTGTCTAAACTATGACTGCCAGATAAATCCTTTTGTTAAGTAACAAAAAATCTTTTTACCTTGCAAAACGAGAGAGATAAAGACGGAAACAGACATGTCTCCTGAATGAAGTGGGTCCAAAAAGAGCAACAGATTCAAAACAGGGAAATATTCAACAAAACCCTCCACGCTACATGGAACAAAAGCCCGGTAATAAAAAATCTGCAGTGCAAGAAATGTTCTCATATTCGACATCGGACACAATGCAGTAAAATTAAGATTCAGGTCTCTCTAAGAATGTTATCTTTCACCAGATAAGCGCATGAAATATCTTTTACTGCACAACACGCAAACACATCCagaaataggctacacacaacAGTCACAATCTCTAACAATAAACAGCAGAATCCGCTGCACAAATATTCTCAATATCCGCTCTTTATTTTGGAAGGCGTTGTCGTGTGTCATAGGTTGGATCCCATGGGTACTCAAGCAAATATCTGTTGGGAAAAACTGTCCTTATTGAGTAGTATGTTTGCTATATGCTATTACACAAGTAtctttaaagtctgtgtaaagtcatttcatTAGAAACATATTGCTGAAACATgttacaaagactgtgaactatgCGTAGTACTGAATTGCATTAATAGATcgttaaacagttttttcacattttcgtATTCAGGATTATTTGTGCGGTGCAAAAACGGTGACTTGATGACACACTGGAGGCAccgagcatggccccgcccctaacacaagcGCGCATCCCTTGAATTGCATTGTTAGATCGTGAAACAGTTTTCCACATTTATGTGTTTAGGATTATTTGGGCAGGGCAAAAACGGTGGCTTGATGACGCACTGAAGGCACCAAACATGGCCCCGCCCCAACAAAAGGGCGCATCCATTAAATTGCATTGTTAGATCATCAAACAGCTTTTCCACATTTCCGttttcaggattatttgggagGGGCAAAAACGGTGGCTTGATGACGCACTGAAGGCACCGaacatggccccgcccctaacacaagcACACATCCATTGAATTGCATTGTAAGATCGTCAAACAATTTTTCCACATTTTCAAGTTTAGGATTATTTGGGTGGGGCAAAAACGGTGGCTTGATGACGCACTGGAGGCACCAAGCATGGCCCCGCCCGTAACACAAGCGCGCATCTATTGAATTGCATTGTTAGATCGTCAAACAGTTTTTCCACAAATCCGTTTTCAGGATTATGTGGGAGGGGCAAAAACGGTGACTTGATGACGCACTGGAGGCACAGAGCacggccccgcccctaacacaagtGTGCATCCATTGAATTGCATTGATAGATCGTCAAACAGTTTTTCCAAATTTTTGTGTTTAGCATTATTTGGGTGGGGTAAAAACGGTGACTTGATGACGCACTGGAGGCACCGAGCATGGCCCCGTCCCTATCACAAGCGTGCATCTATTGAATTGCATTGTTGGATTTTCaaacagtttttccacattttcgtgttcaggattatttggacGGGGCAATCAAGTGCGCATCATTTGACATTGTAGCGGTACGGAAAGTTGAGAGAGCCGCatgagtgggcgtggtttcagcgccAAACGCAAACACACCCCCAgcgtttgagagcagagaattctgcctgtttttccaagattttgatcatttattaaaatttgggATTGGTAACACCAACCACAAATCAATCAAACATGAGAAACTTGTTACTTTTTGATGAagtaaaacaaatacaaactttaTTACCTATTTCATCATTCACAAAAACACCAAGACCAGGTATTAACAAAGTAAATCGAGCGAATATTGGGTACATTTTTCACTCAAAGCAAAAGTCTCCATTTGCTTTCTCTTTAATCTTCAGATTTAACCACAAATCTAAGTTAAGGCAAACCATTTTCTCGGTTACTAACAAGGATCTTGCCGAATCAAACTGGTTGCTGATCACAAGACCCCATCATCCGACCTAGTGGCGCGCCGAAAAGTATCTTCTGATGAACATGACAGAAAGCAGAACGTTTCGGGGTGGCAGAAACACGCCTCAGATCTGGTTCAAGCAGATCTTGGTGGCAGTTGTCATGGAAACAGAGGTGGGCGACGGAGCTGTCACAGTCCCATTAGTGGATGTGATGAGCGTGTGGCACGTGGGCAGGCGGTGAGAGGTGCACTGAAATAATAAGGCATCATATGCTGTATGATATGTCGTAATGACATTTCGGGAAGGTTTTGTACGAGGCCTAAAGTAGTCGAGCATCGAATCGTGTTCGGGCTTGTCCTATGAATGATGTTCAGAAAGGAAATAACAGGGTTATGCAGGAGGTGAGAAAAATGGGGATATGGATAGATAGGTACAAGGCGCACATGAAATCTTGTTAATATCTCAGTTGTTTCTTTTAGAAAGGAATAAGTTTGAAATGAAATCAAATAGAGAGGTCTGCAAAAGTCTTTCTTTCTCAGAAGTGTTCTCAGCAGTGTCGTAATGTGCTACAATTTGTAGCATTTTTATGTGAACCAACATTTCTTACCAAATGCAGCTATGCTATCCACATTGCTTTTTATGACCTTATACTTTATTGTATGCCAACAACTGTCATATTCATgcctatttttacatatttttaggAATAAGAAGCAGATGACTCAGGGCCAGATCCCAGATCTGGACCGGATCCCCGCCAAAGTCAGCAGCTTCGGTGCAGTTCCGGTGAAGATCCGGCCCAGAGTTGTCtgctgctttggataaaagcatctgccaaatggataaatgtaatgtaaatgttaaatcaGAGACAAAATAACAAACACCAATAGTTAAAAAAGTGCAAAATTTTCCTGGAGATTTGACTGAATGCAGATCACACATGAAGTGATAAAGAGATTTAGTTACAAAAGAGAGGTTTACATCACGTTTTTGATTCAAAAATCACACACTTATGGTCAGTAGATGCATTATGACAAATGGGATGTAATTAACGTTTTGATGTTGACTGATGATTTCGCCTTAATGTTCACAAAGATGGCGGCACCACATAAACGTTTCGCACAAACAGTTACGCACCAAGCAGCGTTAAAGTGCACAACCCAATCGTAATCAAAAACAAACCAAAGCTTCTGTATGATCTCAAAGCCCAGCTGTGCGTCTTTCACAAAACGTCAACTCTGACGACTGTTTTCAGCGCTCCGAACGTCCTTCCCACAGATTTGGCTGAAGCCCAGTAGCCGATCATATTACTTTCATGTCACACCACACGGCTATGATGGATGGCTGTTGTTGGTACCGTAACGCTCATACATGTACACATTATTCATAGATCTCCTCCGAACAGAGATTGTCTTTCTCATACAGAGGGATCTCATGAAATGGGCCttgttttggtagttgtagtTCTGGTATTAAGTGTTATCATGATTTGTCAACGAAGCCTCTATGATCTAATTCAGTGATTCTCGACTTGATTGGTATTTTTGTCACAATTTCCTAAAATCTCACAACCTCCAGCTACAGTAAAGAGCCCTGAGGAAGATTGTTGTATATGAAGGGTACCTTAACTATAAATGTCTGTTTATGAGATGAAATTCCCACACAGATCTTGGACTAGCAaggtcatgtgaccaaaaactGTAGAGTACAGCTGTTCTCCTTATCGAATGACTGAAATAATCTCATGTGCCTCCCCTTTCCCCTTTCTTAGTCAGAAGAGATCTCAGCAATGTCTCAGTTAGTGCTCAAAATTGtcaacaatatatcaaataaaaagacatttaaattaattttgcaTACGCTAtctaaagcaacttacaaataaataagaGAGAGCGTTAAATATTTTGTCTAAGGAGCCAACAATAAGTATAGTACATATGTTTACATATAGGAAAAGAGTGATGAAAGAAAATGAAGACAGTTTAACTCGAACATTGCTTATcaatttttatctacatatacatTCCAGACTATGGAGTACTTGGCGTTCTTTTTATTTCtccaaaataattttaagagtaCTGGACTGAAGTCAAGTGATGCCATCTCAGCtactaacagaaaaaagttgtAAGAACGTTGCTTGAAAGTTCCCAGCGTTACCAAAAAACGTTCCGCCAACTTACAGCAAACAGAAAGTTGACATTTATTTtatgattcttgatgtttgtgtatCCTAAATACACAGCGGTTAATTTTTGTCCATGGTTTTTAAAaatccttaatgacaaactgattgtgctggatctcattttgacggaaaataaacttttgatgagCGAGTAAATCAATTAATTACATGATTATCTTTACCATTATTTACCAACCATCATGCATTaccataacaaatgtgttttatacaaACACAAAGTTAAAGCAACCAGGGAAAAATAGCAAGCAAAATGTCAAGCCGcgaactaaaacaaacactgatcaccataatggtgactttaaatgaaacaaaacagtgaattgtgttttctataGCAATATTTTTagtgaacattcagaaataatgttttataacagttttaataatgtttttggGAATGTTATAACTATCAAGAAATgttcttaaaggggccatggcatgaaaatctgggtccccagtgcttctatcaacctagaaaatgtgaaaaagatcaacccagtaacttagttttggtaaaccattctctgtgaaaaaataggtcgttaaaatttgtctctccttatgatgtcataaggagctcctattataataataccaccccttaatctgcactatccaaccacagcactgccatttagtgcagtgaaaagcacaattgagttttaattgcaacaaaccgcCATCATTGTAATCAGTGTTTGTATTccatcagctcatttgctttttaaaggacacactcaaaacggcacattttgcacacacctacaaagtggcaatttaaacatgctataataaattatctatatggtgttttgagctaaaacttcacatatgtgctctggggacaccaaagatttatttgacatcttaaaaaagtcttgtggcATGGCGtctttaaaacttttctctggATAGAATGCATGCTCTTGATAAAGAACAGCAGCATATATTTGTCTTGCAATTGTCTGGACCGGGCCCGAAATTCACATGGCCTTCAGGGTCCTTTACATACTGTACTTAGCAATGCAAGTCCCCtgctttttgttaaattaaagaGTTGTACTCAATATCTACACTTTTGATCTCTGTGAGAATTTTCATGTGAATCTTTTTGTGAGAAAGTGAAGTGGATGACTGACTCTAGAAAAGGCCTTATTGTGTATTTTAGGAAAAGCCTGACACCGGAGAGATCTTATCCCTTATTATTTTATGACACGTTTAACTTCTTTTAGGGTTTTCCTCATCTTACCCACAAACTAATCTGTGTCTCGCTTTCTTTAGATTACATTTATCTTCTTTTCAATCTTATCTGTGGTGTCTTATGTTGACAGctgtttatataatcttaaAAATGCTCTTCACTGATATCTGTGTATGTGCTGCCATCATCTGGTCAGGGGAGGTTTGGCAAACAATATTCACCTTCATACAGTACACACTAAAGGTACAAAAGCGGGTGATTTACTCTTTTGAAATGTACACCTATACCCAAAACAAAGCTTATTAGTAACTTAAATGcatatattggtaccaaatgtatacatttctgtaccTGAAGGGTACAAATTAGGACCTtttctttggccaaaaatatgttttgaatatatgttaaatacattttgtagaaagtaaaactttttgaaagttaatatatttatatagttaaaactaaaaatatttgaaaatatatttagttttaacctttattaatctatttttcaaaatgtattttggggcaacaaacatatttttcctggctgaaatataaaagtatgtataaaatataaaattttaaatatatttttgcagtttaaaaaatatttcatattaatctttttaaaccggttatatttatattttgaaaaaaaaatatttcaaaatataccaaaaatggccaaaaatatattggtgtagatatattttgtaaagatatttcaaatatatttcagtacatatatttttggccattttttgtatattttaaaatatatctataattagattagaaaatataatttttctgCCATATGGGCAGTGACAGGTTTCTTTATGAGAGTGTATagaaaacaattaaacaaaaataaatacataaacaaagcAACAAACAATAGTACACTTAACAAAAACAGGGCTTAATATGGACTTTTTGTTGCTCTTTAATCTTCGAAGCCCATTGAACccttttagaaaatatacattaatttgattaaattttatatatatatatatatatatatatatatatatatatatatatatatatatatataaaatgtatgtacCATATATGAACAATTAGGTCACTCTTAAAATGCATGAATGTCAttgcattaataaataaacaataataatttattaaaaaactaaaaaaacaaacaaagggaaaatgcataattttttgtaattccatatattttatattaaaaattaatgaaTCCCTATTGGacattgtgtttttataaagcGACAACGTGATCTTCAAGATATCCTGGTGTTTAAGGACAAAATGCAAACCATTAGTTTCATTATAATTCCATGTTTATAAATTCTACTTTCAACATAAAATCAAAAATAATACATGATGCTGAAAATAAAACGATGTTGCTGCTTTATGAATGATAAACAATCTGTATGTATGGCATTTGaatattgattaaaattaaacatttgacattttaaaacatgttgGTGCTTGAAATCCCTAAAACCACCAGTGTTGTCCACATGTACAGTAATGTGGCTGTTACTGTATTTGCTGAGCTAACTCTAAATGTCTTATCATGCACATAGTTTATGATGGACATTGCACCCTGGTAAGCCTCTTGACATGTGGGTTGAATTTGATCCTCTGGTAAAATGAAGCCGTGTTCTCCTTCATCTCGTAACTCAAATGTAAAGGAGTAGGGGATACCAATGAGTCTTGCAAAATCACGTGATGAACCAGAATTTGGGTCTGTGAAGAAAATTAAGCTGTtgtttaaataattataaaaggTAAGGCTTAGTGACGAAGGAGTGACTGAACAACTTTAAAGCCTCATTGTTGGAAACAGTAAATACTCACATAGCACATCAGGAGAAGAGCCCACTTTGTAGTCCTTCCCATGAACTGCTTTGATAGCTTTTGCTGCCGCAAGACCTACTTCCATCTATGAACACATTAACAAACATGCATATGATAAACCCAAGCCTATAAACTGAGCTCCAATCCTAGTTTATTCCCAATATTGATTTGATTCCTAATTGCTTACAAGTTCATTGTAATTGGGGGCTGAGATGTTTGGGTGTCCGTAGGGGACGAGGATCAGCTGTCCATAAGAATGAATTGTGAGATAGCAGAGAATTGTGTTTTGACGCGCTGCCAAAAATTCAGTGACGGCGCCGGCCTCAGGTTCAGATAGAGGGGTTTGACCATTATAGATCTCTGAGCAACAGTCCCTGGAGATCCCGACCACTATgaacaaaacaataaatgatGATTCGacaataaaatattcttgtGCATTCAACTTAAAAGATGCTGGGTTATCTTCaatccagcattgggttaaacaATGATGAACCTAatccagtggttttcaaaccgggggc
This region includes:
- the cpo gene encoding carboxypeptidase O, which produces MLGSIISVVILLVLTGQDRIVGGLEQKAHDYTKYHTMDEISAWMSQIQKENPEVVSSLIYGKTYENRSIALLKIGFSSTTPKKAVWMDCGIHAREWIAPAFCQHFVKEILGSYKTDPKMNLLFKNLDFYITPVLNIDGYVYSWKDNTTRLWRKSRSPGTGNCKCFGTDLNRNFYANWGMVGISRDCCSEIYNGQTPLSEPEAGAVTEFLAARQNTILCYLTIHSYGQLILVPYGHPNISAPNYNELMEVGLAAAKAIKAVHGKDYKVGSSPDVLYPNSGSSRDFARLIGIPYSFTFELRDEGEHGFILPEDQIQPTCQEAYQGAMSIINYVHDKTFRVSSANTVTATLLYMWTTLVVLGISSTNMF